The Aedes albopictus strain Foshan chromosome 1, AalbF5, whole genome shotgun sequence genomic interval gtattatggggACTTATTGTTGggtcagtgttatcatgaatttgattttgaactaaataaattaaatgaatgaatggcgtctgtttctctgtgataatatcaggaggaattcgtgaagtaaTCCCAGATAAATTATATTTAGAAAACATCCcgaaaggaattattgaagaaattcctgctatAACTcgttaatttttttaagaattttcatcAGGAGTTCCGGCATGGATACCTAGCATAATCCTTCCAGGTTTTCTGAGgatctgtacagaaatctatattctttcataatcattttcagcaggaatccctgaaagatctcAGCAGTGATCCTTTATGAAATTCATGAaacaatctatgaaggaattccagcaggaatgccGACTAGACtagaatatctaaaagaatcctttcagggttttctaaagcaatccctgcagaaagcCCCAAAaggatgccaggaggaattcctgaagatatctcgaGAAAATCTCTTATCATCTCCCTAACTTTCTACTTTACCGTCTTAGGTGAACCAGCCTGTGGCTGAAAGCATCACTaataaataaatattaataatacttTACCCTTCACTCTATCCTTTACCTTACCAGCTTACCTGCGCTCTGTCCAGATCCTAAGATACTGGTAGAAGTTGTGGAAGAGGCAAAGAAGAGCTTTATGTAGAATTCGGTAAAGTTCCGAATAGGTTTCATGGGTGATTCAAGAAATTTCAGTGAGTACTTTTATTGGGAAGGATTACAGCTTACATCTTATAAGAAGCAGTGCAAAATCAGCAATAGGAGGTTTGGAAGACGCTTATCTGTTACAGGTACACGAAACTGAAATGTAACTATAAATACCACAATATACCACATTGTACAACTGCATTAGTTTATATTCTTGTGTGTTATGTCTAGTCATGCACTGCTGATTCAACTAATAACTTGTACAAACAAGTGCCGGGTTGTCATCCTCCAAAATCTAGCTTCAAATTATCATACAACCTATCTGCGGACAGCTCAATTTATGCAAATCTGATTGTATTCCATCGACAAGCCGTTATTCATCCATGCATCTCTTATCTTAATCCTTTTTACATGTCTGCACTCTCTAGCTAGATTAACATACGCATGTTTTCTCACTGAACAATGTAGCAGCAGGCACCTAACTGAGATTTAAGAAAACCCACCACGACCAACTTACCCACTCGGTGGATATTCCATTCACAAGTCGCCCCCTTCGAGCGAGCACCGTAAGCTAGTTCCAACTTAATCTTCGCTTCGTGGTTTAAGCCGTTTTCGCTTCAAAGTCATCGCGTTCGCGTGTAGTATGAATTCAGGGGAAAGCACATGCTCGAAAAATCACACTTGCGCTGACGAACGCCTATGCATACAAGCTTCAACACAGCTGGTCAAGTGGCAGGGCAAGAGAACAGTCCGTAAATCACAGTTATTGCCTTTATGGATTAGTACGCTTCATCGGTTCATATGGCGGTTAGGACTCACGGCATAATTCGGGTGCAATTCAAAATGAATAATCTACATGTGCTTTCAGGGTGCTGGCCGGGTAATTGACCTGGAAGAGAAGTAAGGGGAAATTCGTATTGAATGCGCCCTCGAGTAGAATTTGTCCACTACGATGACACTCTGTGGATGCCCACCTAAGCTATAGTTTGAAGTCCAATTAGGGTTggggaggttttgagaaccgctaTAAATCCGAAATGATAAAAAGTTGGTCTATGATGGTTTCAAAAACCTCCTTGAGTCTATTGTTACTTAGGATGGAAGTCAAGAATATTTTAACCTTTCAGAAAATGCGCCCAAGTATTTAacctaaaactgcaccgcgctagcGCTGTTTACGACAAGCGATTAATTACGGAATAATTACGAAATATTCCGGctattcgggttcgtttggaagttgaccatcaatgttaacttcttttcccgatcagcctagatagctgagtagtgtcggtagcggttgtctcaattggctaagaataacactacggaccgcctgatccagtggtaagagtccactaaacaggtgacccctaattcatggtgttatgcggctttatgcttaccgtgccaaagaatgaatggttaggggggtctaatagaaacctaaccacaaacggagcctgtggagaattagggcatccttcacagtattacgcccttactgcgctaaccggagcaatggtgcagtaaaACTTACGTTtctcagttgcccttcttaagtctcaaatttgaggctaaataagggcggggttattcaaatgttgttaattagcttacattactacctacctGGGTtcgtttaatgcgttttcgccattggcgtttttcaattgacaccgatttggttcgtcgttgatgtttcctttttgtgctgtgattgtgaagagtgtaatcctgtctagtttgggtagtggctacggcaaggaaacctcagatcaattttcagcgtaaaaagcgtatgtagcccaagtgttcattttcgtagggtaacttctgtttaggttaccttgggaacccagctttgcttttttttcattatagatgaactgtcgtgcctcgagcatgctctattttagaataacgttaacagtatggatgggggagaatcgactgtattctgtgcaactcggattttgacggctacgcagacttgttaaatcaaaacgagttgttatctaacccgaccatccaaagtgtcgaaacgtcgggttagataacaactcgttttgatttaacaagactgcgtagccgtcaaaatccgagttaacagtatgtttcaacctttccttatggatgccttcaagcaagctcttgttttcagcatcttttcgctgatatttggcatctgaagtatgtaagtttgatggaatacttaggtagtacagttcatggctaacttaacatagaattgcacctaacccaactctgcatgagcagaatttgtcatgagttgactgattggcatgtgtcagataaggactctccatttgacctttttgcactttggagtgttccttcgcaaactttgcgtattcaggtgtccctgctcaacaagctagggaacctgtaataactggttgcgatcacattttatggaaaactcgcttccattgctactccaagagagtttcattatggttttgttattacaacgcccttcattgtggtataccatagctactgctttaaaagaagcttgtcctctgcggtctgtgcggacctcaagaggtattcctgaatggaactcggacctgttcaagttctaaatatcttcggataaaccagtcttttgtatagctacgaatctttagcttctaccccgaggattgtagctatagaatcgatttagtgagcactaaaaagctatgcttacttcaaatctcctggagcaaatggggctttatcctatttttctccagagggatttgagtttttcaaacatgttttgaactcttgtagttttctattgggtattttcatggcatgaaattactctgtagttttatcccgaaagggtgcgtgcgttgtaaaaaggaggaataagttccagatttatctggttacgtcgttctttctgaaatgctcgaaacgcattgtcgattatcccatctgtgatgttcgtctggctaacatgcctgttcatgtgaacgcacatgtctcccaatttgggatgtccacagtgactcttttacataaagttgtatacgttttcaagaaagcactcgctcaaacgtagtttttgcttgggtgatttcttgaatattgaggatgcttttgatgacgtgcctttctatgtcatattgaaagtcgcatgacgtcgcaagctacctccaatgagctataggctctttttacgcttacgcgttttacagtgtccttttcagggcactgattaaccccgttgtggtatgaactatgagctctcgttgcgcttatgcgctcattccctcttctagggcaccccttcctatttcatcacctttccctttcccaattcccatcccttgtcccattctccctcaggtaaatgatgaaataggctcatatgtatggcgatggcacaaatgtcccaaatggaggataacgtgcctctggagccggccttctgatacctgatacctgatgatgGTTTCAAAAACCTCCTTGAGTCTATTGTTACTTAGGATGGAAGTCAAGAATATTTTAACCTTTCAGAAAATGCGCCCAAGTATTTAacctaaaactgcaccgcgctagcGCTGTTTACGACAAGCGATTAATTACGGAATAATTACGAAatagtattgctgactgcactcTAAATTAGACTGACAAAATAGTGTgcgcacaccttcaaagtgtgattgtagCTGACCACGTCAAATCAAGTCGAGGTATTCGGTGCATTTATTCTTTGTTAACTAAGAAATAATAGTGCACCGAAGATGTCGAGttgatccgaggcaaatgtgaaCTTTCATAACTCTTCTTAGGAGTACCAAAAAacagtgtgatagtccaatttgggatgaaATCTGCAACTGTAGCAGGCGTATTACATCAGGTACTCCAACAACATttttctctagaattcctccaaagatttctttgagTTCTGCTAGGTCACATTTCATCCCGCTCTCCCGCTCTTTCTTCCTACGCGATAAAAACAATGCCATGATGAGGGTGGTGGTCGTCGTCGGTCGCCGATAGCTATTCGGCGATGGTGAAATTATGGtaaatcaataaataataatatccCATTGAGAAAGAGAAACACATTGGAGTGTCCAAAAGTGTCGCTTTGTGTTTATTTACGGACACCACGCCGCCGTCGTCATCGGATGCGTTTTTCCTTTATACATAGTGGGGGTTGCACAAGGATAGTGGTTCGACGTGATGGTCATTGACTGTGGAATGGATAGTTTCGAGTGTGTTTGATGATGCATAAAAGATGCGGGTTTCGAGACCATTTTCATAATTTATGGAGTGCGCGGGAAGGGCCCATTCGTTCTCGCGGGTGTCGGGATGATACTTCGGCGCGCTTCCAGATGGGTGTTTTTGCGGGGCAAGTGTGATGATGAATTTCCTGCTGCGTTGGAAATGGGGGAGGGGGAAGTAATTGACATTGTGACATGTGTTACAAATAGGTTGGTTGAACTGGACGCGGAACACCTGAATGTGGTTAAACAAAGAGGTTAATGGCTGACGTCATGTGGTCATGTGTTTACTCTTATTATGATAGCAAATTCAGAAGGCAATTTTCCGGAGAACTTTTCGGTTTCGAGGAAAATCTTTCcaagatttcgaaggaaatcctttcagaatttcgaAGCAGATATCCTTTCAGGatatcgagggaaatccttccaggacttCAATGCAgatatccttccaggatttcgaaggaaatcttttcAAGATTTtgggggaaatcctttcaggatttcgggggaaatcctttcaggatttcgggggaaatcctttcaggatttcgggggaaatcctttcaggatttcggggggaaacctttcaggatttcgggagaaatcctttcaggatttcggggggaaacctttcaggatttcgggggaaatcctttcaggatttcgggggaaatcctttcaggattttgggggaaatcctttcaggatttcgggggaaattctttcaggatttcgggggaaatccttccagaatttcgcgggaaatcctttcaggatttcgggggaaatcctttcaggatttcgggggaaatcctttcaggatttcgggggaaatcctttcaggatttcggggggaaacctttcaggatttcgggggaaatcctttcaggattttgggggaaatcctttcaggatttcgggagaaattctttcagaatttcgggggaaatccttccagaatttcgggggaaatcctttcaggatttcgggggaaatcctttcaggatttcgggggaaatcctttcaggatttcgggggaaatcctttcaggatttcgggggaaatcctttcaggatttcgggggaaatcctttcaggatttcgggggaaatcctttcaggatttcgggggaaatcctttcaggatttcgggggaaatcctttcaggatttcgggggaaatcctttcaggatttcggggggaaacctttcaggatttcggggggacacctttcaggatttcgggggaaatcctttcaggatttcgggggaaatcctttcaggatttcgggggaaatcctttcaggatttcgggggaaatcctttcaggatttcgggggaaatcctttcaggatttcggggaaaaccctttcaggatttcgggggaaatcctttcaggatttcgggggaaatcctttcaggatttcgggggaaatccttttaggatttcgggggaaatcctttcaggatttcgggggaaatcctttcaggatttcgggggaaatcctttcaggatttcgggggaaatcctttcaggatttcggggacaaccctttcaggatttcgggggaaatcctttcaggatttcgggggaaatcctttcaggatttcgggggaaatcctttcaggatttcgggggaaatcgtttcaggatttcgggggaaatccttccaggatttcgggggaaatccttccaggatttcgggggaaatccttccaggatttcgggggaaatccttccaggatttcgggggaaatccttccaggatttcgggggaaatccttccaggatttcgggggaaatccttccaggatttcgggggaaatccttccaggatttcgggggaaatccttccaggatttcgggggaaatccttccaggatttcgggggaaatccttccaggatttcgggggaaatccttccaggatttcgggggaaatccttccaggatttcggaggaagtccttccaggatttcgggggaaatccttccaggttttcgggggaaatccttccaggttttcgggggaaatccttccaggatttcgggggaaatccttccaggatttcgagggaaaaccttccaggatttcgggggaaatcctttcaggatttcgggggaaatccttccaggatttcgggggaaatccttccaggatttcgggggaaatcctttcaggatttcgggggaaatccttccaggatttcgggggaaatccttccaggatttcgggggaaatccttccaggatttcgggggaaatccttccaggatttcgggggaaatccttccaggatttcgggggaaatccttccaggatttcgggggaaatccttccaggatttcgggggaagtccttccaggatttcgggggaagtccttccaggatttcgggggaaatccttccaggttttcgggggaaatccttccaggttttcgggggaaatccttccaggatttcgggggaaatccttccaggatttcgggggaaatccttccaggatttcgggggaaatccttccaggatttcgggggaaatccttccaggatttcgggggaaatccttccaggatttcgggggaaatccttccaggatttcgggggaaatccttccaggatttcgggggaaatccttccaggatttcgggggaaatccttccaggatttcgggggaaatccttccaggatttcgggggaaatccttccaggatttcgggggaaatccttccaggatttcgggggaaatccttccaggatttcgggggaaatccttccaggatttcgggggaaatccttccaggatttcgggggaaatccttccaggatttcgggggaaatccttccaggatttcgggggaaatccttccaggatttcgggggaaatccttccaggatttcgggggaaatccttccaggatttcgggggaaatccttccaggatttcgggggaaatccttccaggatttcgggggaaatccttccaggaattcgagggaaatccttccaggatttcgagggaaatccttccaggtttTCGAGGCaaaacctcccaggatttcgaggcaaatccttccaggatttcgaggcaaatccttccaagatttcgagggaaatccttataGGATCTTGATAAAAAATTTTCAGTATTACGAGGGTAACTCTTAcagatttttaaaggaaatcctcccgggatattcagggaatactccagggatttccagggaaattctccagggatttaaagGGAGATCCTTTCGGGatatccagggaaatcctctaacaaatttcagaaaaaaaacctttcgAGATTTCCAGGGAAATATTCTCTTGGTTCTTTCAAAATTCACGATTTTCTTTACAGTTGGCTGGCGATTATTGTTTGAAAGgagttgaaaatatatacacTGTGACAAATAAAAGCAGAATCTTAACCAACCAATTCAGAAATAAACATTGAAGCTTGAACATGCAGCTCCATTCGTCAAGAGTGTTGAACATGGAAATAGTAATAAAATACCGATAAAATTCGATACACCACTGAGTTATCAGCTCGAACTTAAGATATTTATAGGCAATGCTGGCGCTTCTGATAATCATTCAACTTTGGAAGCTAAAACGTGGTTTTGTAAACGAAAAGCTAGCTATGACATTCTATATAGCAACAAGCTTAGTCACCCTTACAGTTTTTACTACAGTAATGGGTATCAATTATTATGTGCCCCGAACAAAGGTAAACTATCTCATGCAATTTAGTGTTCATGATTTGGATActgttgatttttttcaaacgagAAGAATATTTTTCACAATTACTTTGAATTGCATAACATTGCTAACAATTCTTCGATGATGAACAAAGACAACAATAtgtatctttgagaaattttctttCTCAGCGACACATTCAaccttttgttttgtttattttttaattattcaatCACTTATTAGAGAAATTGGACCGAAGCGGTGGAAAGATGCGACTGTTACGCAATGCAACTGGCGATAGTGGACACGGCGGAAAAACACGACGCTGTTGCTCAAGCCATATACTCTTCCGCTGTGTTCAGCCAGTGGTGGACCGACGTGTGGATTGGAGCCAGCGATATTAGTGACGAGGGATTGTTTCGGTGGCAAGCTACTGGTGAAACTCTAAACTACACGAACTGGAAGGCCGGACAGCCGAACAACTACGACGGGGAGGAACACTGTGTGCATCTGCAGTACATATCCAAGGTGGGTTTTAAGTGGAATGATGACCAGTGTTCTAAGAAgaagtattttatttgtgagaaGGTTTGTGACTAAATTGGGATACTAAAAGTGTGTTTAAATTAAAATGAGAGGATAATACGAGTAAATACGTATCTTATACCTctttatattttttgaagaatatctCATATTCATCAACCACTGCACATTGTCATTGGAAATCACTCCATTGTTTCAAAACTCTATGATCAAGCTCGGTTGCAACTGGTTCCGCTCGACGCCACAGAAAACGGCTTTTGCACACGTGCGATTTCCTATCATCCTGCAATGCCCTAAATCCAGCTCCGTCTAAGTGGATCACTGCCACCACACTGACTGACTGCACTGCGACGTCTGTCAATTTGTGAACATAACCTCAAACAAAGCGACACGTGACCGCTTCCCTTGCGTTTGGCGACCAGTGTCGTCTTGAAGCTGCCTATAGGTACACTTCAATCGACGTTTGTCGTTTTCGATTCGCCATCAAACATTCGTCTGGAGCGACAACAATAGTGTCCTCATCCACCATTATTGTCCCAAAAGCCTTTTCATTAGCgtaaatttacaaaataaatacacTTACCTCGGACGGATGGCAGAgaacgaaaaaaaatccaattgcaATCCCAGAACAAGTAGCGGTAAACACGTGTGTCAAAAATTAAATATCGATTGACGGCTGCCGCAGTCCATTGTTTCGATCACGTCCGATGTCctcaaagcaaaagcaaagccctTTATTACGGTGTGGAGTTGTTTGTGTTCTTTTCCACGGTTGTTTTGAAGACCCCCTTTGACAGCACAGTAATGATGCCCGATGCCTAATAATGATGATGGGATTTTGATTTTTCTCTTGAAAAACCCTCGAAGGCCAGTGGGAGGGAGGATAACAAAAACAAAAGCGAAAGGGTTGAACTTGCATGTAGCAAGGTACGTGTCTGTAAGGTACTGTAAGAAACGCAACATTCTTTACGTCCCATTACAGGTGttagcccagtcaaccagtgaccgtataagatgttgcataagatgataaagtggaggtgatatgcgtacattttacatgcgcctaaatggagacatgcacgcatatAACCTACACTTTATCAtcgtatgcaacatcttatacgattactggctgTCTGGGAGGGCCCGTGGCGTAGCTGGCTGCACACTCGCTTGTTAGCGGGTGGTCATGACTTTGAATCCCACAATCAGAATGTTAGGCTTCGTAACCTTTGGGTCACAGGTTTCAAGTTTTGAGTGTTTGGCGATATTTTCCATTTTCCAGTCTCACGCCAACCATCCTCAATTGACACTAACCCTAACAAAATTAAACGACCCAGAGTTGGGGATTTCTCGCACTACTTCTGGTTTAAAACAAAACTCACTTAGACCTACTAACGCTTTATTTACTTACTGCACGATGCTGAAAGAGGGCGAACCGCGCTGCTGGTTCGCTTATattaagtatttttttcttacCCTAGTACATTCTTTACCTTAGTAACCGATTGGTTCGTCGCATGGTCTAATGCACCCCTAAGTGCGCCTTCCTGAGCTACCATTGGCCAATCTACCCAGCAGGTTTTTCCTAATGCAAATTACAAATAGGCTTCCTTTCTGATTAATCCAAAACACTTCCATCAGCTctgttttttcattattttttttttaacaaggaATTGCAGTTTTCAAGCAAATCTCTATTGATATTCTGTAActtgcgcggttggccaccaccgtcagcatcacgctaatgctgaattcaaaaagcgagatttgatcaatgtgttgtacaaaatacaacagcgcgattgctcgaagAGTAATTTTAAAATGTGAAACAggattaacccgtaggctacggggcttacactcatagcacaattatgggtcacacacaattattagtcacttttcactttaatagacaaatactaattaattgcaagcttttgttagctattattatttttcgctcataagttgatttgttttgtgtcactatacgtatcgcacacgggcttatacatcaaaacatacatattatcaatatttttttgttcagcGCAAAAccagctgtcaaagtaacgcttcgattgtgaatatcggacagtgcgtgcgctgctttcgtaagctctgtaaaagcgagattaAGTGATTTTAAAGTGCGAAacggtatcgtcaccagaacaaaggtataatttacattctaaatgtagaaattcatgtgactgtagctaattaaagcttatttcaggcaaaatttaagtgactcattattgtgccaaggaacaccgaaaatcgcacaattatgggtcactttttgtgaagcataatattgacagttctgcgtacatgggcattgcatacttttaggcgtttatcggtggttgtgttggagaatttgtcccaattttgaaaaattaatttcaaatcgtgaaaacacgcttcgttaagaggtttgagaccagttttggattctactatagttgatctatcgagaataagtgatcattcattaaaaaaatagacaaaacattatttttgagccgattcctcttgagtgacccataataggcaacaaattgacccataattgttacactgccaattttgacccattattgtggttttcattattcaccaacattttagtaattttcaccgcctaaagtgaattttacaagcagattttaatttaaaacaataaagaggggtttcaatgaagagaatataaaataaaaataatgaaagtgttatttttgtatgaaaaacgattcatattatgaaatggttgttccttgagtgacccataattgtgcaatgagtgtacaacaaaatttcaaaccgctacccaagacgcaaacatcaatatttttcaatgaaattttggggTTCACTTCACtgttagttgtagtttcagttatgctgggagccacaataATTgcagccacgaggacagttttattccggtggacgtctgggtcaggaggggtaaaaattgcataaccttccttttagcaaggtcccattagttggaatgcaaatgaattcatctgaaaagttgttagttctacaggggatggccaaaatgtttgggataggcaactttttttctcccacaaaaaa includes:
- the LOC134284838 gene encoding perlucin-like, which gives rise to MCPEQRNWTEAVERCDCYAMQLAIVDTAEKHDAVAQAIYSSAVFSQWWTDVWIGASDISDEGLFRWQATGETLNYTNWKAGQPNNYDGEEHCVHLQYISKVGFKWNDDQCSKKKYFICEKVCD